The genomic stretch GCCATACCTCGGCCTCCTTGCCCGTCTTCAACTGGCCGATGATGGCTTCGATGATGCCATCGGCCAGGAGGGTCTCTAGCGAGTCATTCATTCCGACGCGGGGTTCCAGTGGGGGCCGGGCAGGATTGGCGGTGCAGTAGCAAGCGTGCGGGCGGCCCTGTTCGCGGCGCACGGCGGCATGTGAACATCTCGCGGGCCCTTCTTGCTACCAACACGGTGCGGCAAGCAGCCAGGAAGGCTGGCGGACGGCCTGCTAGCAGTTTGTCTCCCGGGGTTCCAGGGTAGCCAGGGCTTTGAAGGCGCTGGGTGGGTCATCTTGGACCATGTTTTGGGCTTGATTCCAGGCCGTCCCCACCGTCCGCGTTCGCCAGGGGACGGAGGCCGCACACCGTAACGGGTGGGTTGGGGCGCGTGCTGATGCTTGGACCCGAGCGAGGGAGCGCTACGATGCGCGCCGTCCAGGGAGGGGTTCATCATGGCGACGAAGTCACGCAAGACGGCTGTTGCGAAGAAGTCATCCCGGCGTAGCGCGACAGCGAAGAAGACCACGGCGAAGAAGGCAGCGGCGAAGAAGACCACGGCCAAGAAGGCGGCGGCGAAGAAGACCACGGCCAAGAAGGCGGCGGCGAAGAAGACCACGGCCAAGAAGGCGGCGGCGAAGAAGACCACGGCGAAGAAGGCGGCGGCGAAGAAGGCCCCCGCGAAGAAGGCCCCCGCGCGAAAGGCAGCGACGCGGCGGACCTCCGAGTCTCGGCGTGAGCGGCCCACGACAGGGTCACCCTTCGTCGAGCAGGTGGAGACGACGTCCGCGGGGCTCCAGCCCCTGGCTCCCGTCCACGCCGCGGTGGACGAGTTCACCAGCTCCGGCAACGAGGTGCTCGACATCTTCCAGCGGTATGACCGCGACCGGACCGGCACCATCGACCGTGCTGAGTTCGCGCGCTTGCTGGAGGCGCTGGGGCAGAACATCTCCGACGAGGAATTGGAAATCGCCGTCGACATCGTCGACACGGACCGCACCGGGAAGATTTCCTGGAACGAGTTCAAGGCCTGGTGGAACAGCCGCTGACGGTTCGTTGCAACACCGTCCTGGTCCGCGCGCGCGTCTGGCATGATGCGGTCCGAGCGGGCCTTCATTCTCGTGGCAGGGGGAAGGGTGGCTGACCTGGCGTCAAGCGCACATGCAGCGGTTTTCGAGCACTCGCGGGATGGGGTGCTCGTGCTGGATGCTGGGCAGCGCATCGTGGAGGTCAACCGCGCCGCGGAACGCATCTTCGGGCCGCGTGCTGGACTCGTGGGGCAGCCGGTGGGGCTGCTCCTGCCCGGCTGGCGTCCGCCCGAGCCCCGCGCTCCCGCAGATGCCGCCCTGCGCGAGACGGAGCTGGCCGGACAGCGCCCAGGCGGCTCCGGCCCCGCGCACTACCTGCGGGTGGTGACGCTGCCCCTGTCCGGAGAAGGGGACGGGGGCTGGGTCTTGCAGCTCCATGACATGACGGCCCGCCTGGAGGTGGAAGCCTCGCTCCGGCAGCAGAAGGAGTTCTTCGAGGCGGTGGTCATCAACAGCCCGGTGGCCATCATCACCATCACCCGCCAGTTCCGCGTGCTGTCGTGGAACCCCGAGGCCACGCGCCTGTTCGGGTATTCGCCGGCGGAAGCGCTCGGCAAGCACATCTTCGAACTGGTCGCCACCGAGCCCACCGTCCTCCCGGAAGCGGAGCAGGCGTCGCGCGAGGTCGTGCAGCGTGGGCGGCTGCGCTCCGTCACCCGGCGGGTCCGCAAGGATGGCAGTGTGGTGGACGTGGAGCTGCGGGCGCTGCCGGTGTCGGTGGGCGGGCGGCAGCTCGGCTTCATCGCCATCTACCACGACATCTCCGACCTCGAACGGGCACGGAAGGCAGCGGAGGCGGCCAACCAGGCCAAGAGCCTGTTCCTGGCCACCATGAGCCACGAAATCCGCACGCCGATGAACGCCATCATCGGCATGACGGGTCTACTCCTGGACCGAGCGCTGACGGAAGAGCAGCGCGACTTCGTCGCCACCATCCGGCAGAGCAGCGAGGCGCTGCTGACGTTGCTCAACGACGTGCTGGACTTCTCCAAGATAGAGGCCGGTCGCTTCGAGGCGGAGCTGCGGCCTTTCGACCTGCGCCAGTGCGTGGAGTCCGTCCTGGACCTGATGGCCGTGCGTGCCAGCGAGAAGGGGCTGGACCTGGGGTGTGACCTCGCGCCGCAGCTGCCGCAGATGCTGGTGGGCGATGCGTCGCGCCTCCGTCAGGTGCTGCTCAACCTGGTGGGCAACGCGCTCAAGTTCACCGAGCACGGCG from Myxococcus xanthus encodes the following:
- a CDS encoding EF-hand domain-containing protein; translated protein: MATKSRKTAVAKKSSRRSATAKKTTAKKAAAKKTTAKKAAAKKTTAKKAAAKKTTAKKAAAKKTTAKKAAAKKAPAKKAPARKAATRRTSESRRERPTTGSPFVEQVETTSAGLQPLAPVHAAVDEFTSSGNEVLDIFQRYDRDRTGTIDRAEFARLLEALGQNISDEELEIAVDIVDTDRTGKISWNEFKAWWNSR